In Bacillus sp. Cs-700, one genomic interval encodes:
- a CDS encoding CDP-glycerol glycerophosphotransferase family protein yields MKAFSRLLFVALGRFPANKRLVIFESFSGKQYSCNPRAIYEYLVEHNYNLEMIWSVEESHADLFRKKGIPTVRRFSLKWFYLMARARYWVTNSRMSLWIPKPSHTVYVQTWHGTPLKKLAGDMDEVHMPGTNTLSYKDNFYKEAAKWDYLISPNRYSTEIFERAFGFKKNMIESGYPRNDRLHLENDENGIAALKAEYSIPTHKKVVLYAPTWRDDEFYQPGKYKHDLKLDLDMLRREIGDEYVIVLRMHYLIAEQFDLSPYEGFVYDLSVGVDVNDLYLMSDVLITDYSSVFFDYANLRRPIIFFTYDLASYRDKLRGFYFDLEVEAPGPVVTTTAEVLKAIQTFEIEGFGAFEEKYNDFYHTYCYLEGGSATKKVVDQIFVSEAK; encoded by the coding sequence ATGAAGGCATTTAGTCGACTTCTTTTCGTGGCATTAGGTCGGTTTCCTGCAAATAAGCGACTTGTGATATTCGAAAGCTTTTCTGGAAAACAATATAGCTGTAATCCAAGAGCGATCTACGAATATCTTGTCGAGCACAATTATAACCTTGAAATGATTTGGAGCGTTGAAGAGTCACATGCTGATTTATTCCGCAAAAAGGGTATACCTACTGTAAGGCGTTTTTCACTAAAGTGGTTTTACCTGATGGCTCGTGCTCGTTATTGGGTAACGAATAGTCGAATGTCCCTTTGGATTCCAAAGCCATCGCACACTGTTTACGTGCAAACGTGGCATGGAACGCCGCTTAAGAAGCTTGCTGGAGATATGGACGAGGTACACATGCCTGGGACAAATACGCTTTCTTATAAGGATAATTTCTATAAGGAAGCGGCGAAGTGGGATTATCTTATTTCACCTAACCGCTACTCAACAGAAATTTTTGAGCGAGCATTTGGTTTTAAGAAAAACATGATTGAATCGGGTTATCCCCGTAATGATCGTCTGCATCTTGAAAATGATGAAAACGGAATTGCCGCATTAAAAGCGGAGTACAGCATTCCAACGCATAAAAAAGTGGTTCTTTATGCGCCGACTTGGCGAGATGATGAATTCTATCAGCCGGGCAAATACAAGCATGATTTAAAATTGGATTTAGATATGTTAAGACGTGAAATCGGTGATGAGTATGTTATTGTGTTAAGGATGCACTACTTGATTGCAGAGCAATTTGACCTTTCTCCATATGAGGGTTTTGTCTATGATTTATCTGTAGGTGTCGACGTAAACGACCTTTACTTAATGTCAGACGTCTTAATCACGGATTATTCTTCAGTCTTTTTCGATTATGCGAATTTAAGAAGACCGATCATTTTCTTTACCTACGATCTCGCTTCATATCGAGACAAATTGCGTGGCTTCTACTTTGATTTAGAAGTTGAAGCACCGGGTCCTGTAGTGACAACAACCGCAGAAGTGTTGAAGGCCATTCAAACGTTTGAAATTGAGGGTTTTGGCGCATTCGAGGAGAAGTATAACGATTTCTATCATACGTATTGTTACCTCGAAGGAGGATCTGCTACCAAAAAGGTTGTTGACCAAATTTTTGTTAGTGAGGCAAAATAA
- a CDS encoding bifunctional glycosyltransferase family 2 protein/CDP-glycerol:glycerophosphate glycerophosphotransferase produces MGQISVIVTVYNKQDYIQKCLDSLLQQSYQDFEIILINDASTDRSKEIIEHYHDPRLSCYHLDTNVGVSKARNMGIDHASNEFIYFMDGDDYLAPYTLELLLSNVGEDHLIGASIFKAGKIDIPTEIGEDSYHLRRLRGSRKIKALRRRSATNFLIRKDFIENHQLRFDEEATFYADLSFSIPVIVNSEEIPMISGVPTYLKGECYDPIDHPTLMLHSVEEKLPDLFYIYHKMKLSYGETKSISRYLDLLLLNYYSKSITNKATKEPSVLFDHFTALKNCLALVAPGRIKRRNLVERREHRLLQKGKKEAVLKSMKFRVRLRQWRRALRKKHLLMRQLYRTVLVKMPMKERKVLLESFGGKGYSDSPRYIYEELLKSNQKYDYLWVYDKQKKDIPGNPKQVRRLSPAYYYHLATAKYWVSNARMPNFAIKRPETVYLQTWHGTPLKKLAADMKEVRMPGTTTEKYKRNFYNEAQKWDYLVSPNDYSSQIFRRAFKFGKEMLDVGYPRNDILYLPEEEKKNRQQEIKTKLGIPADKKVILYAPTWRDDEFHGKGQYKFDLKLDLKKMQERLGDQYVIALRMHYLVAEHIDTTGMSDFVYNLSDYGDIAELYLLSDVLITDYSSVFFDYANLRRPILFFTYDIEKYRDSLRGFYMDFENEAPGPLLKTSEGVLDAIENLERIELEYESKFNAFYDKYCHLDDGHAAKKVINRVFEPEKAEV; encoded by the coding sequence ATGGGACAAATTAGTGTAATAGTAACCGTTTATAATAAACAAGATTATATTCAAAAATGCCTTGATTCTTTGCTTCAGCAGTCTTATCAGGATTTTGAGATTATCCTGATCAATGACGCTTCAACTGATCGTAGTAAAGAAATCATCGAGCATTATCATGACCCAAGACTAAGCTGCTATCATTTAGACACAAATGTTGGTGTCTCAAAAGCGCGCAATATGGGAATTGACCATGCTTCCAATGAGTTCATCTATTTTATGGACGGTGACGATTACCTTGCCCCATATACACTGGAACTTCTTCTAAGCAATGTTGGAGAAGACCATCTTATTGGTGCGTCTATCTTTAAAGCTGGTAAAATTGACATTCCTACAGAAATTGGAGAAGATTCTTACCACCTACGGAGATTAAGAGGCAGTAGAAAGATTAAAGCTCTTCGCCGCAGAAGTGCGACGAACTTTCTAATTCGCAAAGACTTTATTGAAAATCATCAGCTTCGTTTTGATGAAGAAGCAACGTTTTACGCGGATTTATCATTCTCCATACCTGTTATTGTGAATTCGGAAGAAATTCCGATGATTTCAGGAGTTCCAACTTATTTAAAAGGAGAATGCTACGATCCAATTGATCATCCAACTTTAATGTTGCATTCGGTTGAGGAGAAGTTACCTGACTTATTTTATATTTATCACAAAATGAAGCTGTCTTATGGCGAAACGAAAAGCATTAGCCGTTATTTGGACTTGCTTTTGTTGAACTATTACTCAAAAAGTATTACGAATAAAGCGACGAAAGAACCATCTGTTTTATTTGATCACTTTACAGCTTTAAAAAACTGTCTTGCCCTCGTGGCCCCAGGAAGAATAAAGCGAAGAAATTTAGTTGAGCGAAGAGAACATCGCCTCCTCCAAAAAGGTAAGAAGGAAGCCGTTCTGAAGTCAATGAAGTTTCGCGTTCGCTTAAGACAGTGGCGAAGAGCGTTAAGGAAAAAGCACTTACTCATGCGTCAGCTCTACCGAACAGTCCTTGTGAAAATGCCAATGAAAGAGCGAAAAGTGTTGCTTGAAAGCTTTGGCGGCAAAGGCTACTCTGATAGTCCTCGCTACATTTATGAAGAGCTGTTGAAAAGCAACCAGAAATACGACTATTTATGGGTTTATGATAAGCAGAAAAAGGACATCCCGGGTAATCCGAAGCAGGTTCGTCGATTAAGTCCAGCCTATTATTATCATTTGGCAACGGCGAAATACTGGGTATCGAACGCCAGAATGCCGAATTTTGCTATTAAACGTCCTGAAACGGTGTACTTGCAAACGTGGCACGGTACGCCCCTTAAGAAGCTTGCGGCTGATATGAAAGAAGTCCGTATGCCGGGTACCACAACAGAAAAGTATAAGCGGAATTTTTATAACGAAGCCCAAAAATGGGACTACCTTGTTTCACCGAATGATTATTCTTCGCAGATCTTTAGAAGAGCATTCAAGTTTGGAAAAGAAATGCTTGATGTTGGCTATCCGAGAAATGATATTCTTTACCTTCCAGAAGAAGAAAAGAAAAACCGACAGCAGGAAATCAAAACAAAGCTTGGTATTCCGGCAGATAAGAAGGTTATTCTTTATGCGCCAACGTGGCGGGATGATGAGTTTCATGGGAAAGGTCAATATAAATTTGATTTAAAGCTGGATCTAAAGAAAATGCAGGAGCGTTTAGGAGATCAGTATGTGATTGCCCTCCGAATGCACTATTTAGTTGCTGAGCACATCGATACAACAGGTATGAGTGATTTTGTTTACAACCTTTCTGACTATGGCGATATTGCGGAGCTTTATTTGCTATCAGATGTGTTGATTACTGATTATTCATCTGTATTCTTTGATTACGCAAACCTGCGTCGTCCGATTCTTTTCTTCACTTATGACATCGAAAAATATCGCGATTCACTGCGCGGATTTTATATGGATTTTGAAAATGAAGCACCTGGCCCATTGTTGAAAACATCAGAGGGCGTTCTTGATGCCATTGAAAATCTTGAAAGAATTGAGCTAGAGTACGAAAGTAAATTTAATGCATTTTACGATAAATATTGCCATCTTGATGATGGGCATGCAGCTAAGAAAGTGATTAACAGGGTGTTTGAACCCGAAAAAGCTGAAGTGTAG
- a CDS encoding ABC transporter permease, producing MNSMIAVLKEQVSNFYLINRLSVYQVKSTNSNNYLGMVWEILNPLFQMSIYWFVFGFGIRNGNPVDGVPFVLWMSAGLVVWFFFNPAVIQGSKSIYTRISMVSKMNFPMSTIPSFVIMSVFYQHLILLGIYFAAVLLTGQGLSWHLIQLPYYMFSLIILIFAISLITSTLSTIVRDVHKMLQSFIRMFLYLTPILWTIDDLPGFIQVGMKLNPLYYIVEGYRDALLGMGWVHQTLQYTLYYWVVVVLLLMIGSYLHMKFKSHFVDYI from the coding sequence ATGAATTCGATGATTGCAGTTTTAAAAGAACAAGTAAGTAACTTTTACTTAATAAATCGACTTTCGGTTTATCAAGTGAAAAGTACAAATAGCAACAACTATCTTGGTATGGTCTGGGAAATTCTCAATCCTCTGTTTCAAATGAGTATTTACTGGTTTGTATTTGGATTTGGAATCCGTAATGGTAATCCTGTTGACGGGGTTCCCTTTGTGCTATGGATGTCTGCTGGTCTTGTAGTTTGGTTCTTCTTTAACCCAGCTGTTATTCAAGGATCAAAATCGATTTATACCAGGATTTCGATGGTATCGAAAATGAACTTCCCTATGAGTACAATTCCGAGTTTTGTGATCATGTCGGTCTTTTACCAGCACTTGATTCTTCTCGGTATTTATTTTGCAGCCGTGTTACTAACCGGTCAGGGTTTATCGTGGCACTTAATTCAATTGCCTTATTACATGTTTTCATTAATTATTTTAATCTTTGCGATCTCTCTTATTACGTCAACATTATCGACAATTGTGAGAGATGTACACAAAATGCTTCAGTCATTTATACGGATGTTCCTTTATTTAACACCGATTCTTTGGACAATTGATGATTTACCTGGATTTATCCAGGTTGGGATGAAACTTAATCCGCTATACTATATAGTGGAAGGCTACAGAGATGCACTTCTCGGCATGGGCTGGGTTCATCAGACGCTTCAATACACACTTTATTATTGGGTGGTTGTTGTGCTGTTATTGATGATTGGTTCCTACCTGCATATGAAGTTCAAGAGTCATTTCGTAGACTATATTTAA
- the tagD gene encoding glycerol-3-phosphate cytidylyltransferase encodes MKKVLTYGTFDLLHWGHINLLKRAKDLGDYLIVAISTDEFNELKNKKAYHSYENRKVILEAIRYVDEVIPEEHWEQKVDDVKNNDVDIFVMGDDWEGKFDFLKDHCEVVYLPRTAGISTTKIKKELLVSNG; translated from the coding sequence ATGAAGAAGGTTTTGACTTACGGTACGTTTGATTTATTGCATTGGGGACATATTAATTTATTAAAGAGAGCAAAGGATCTTGGCGACTATCTGATTGTAGCCATTTCAACTGATGAATTTAACGAACTTAAAAATAAAAAGGCGTATCATAGCTACGAAAATCGTAAAGTGATTTTAGAAGCGATTCGCTATGTAGATGAAGTTATTCCTGAAGAACACTGGGAACAAAAAGTAGATGATGTTAAAAATAACGATGTTGATATTTTCGTAATGGGCGATGATTGGGAAGGCAAATTTGACTTCTTGAAAGATCATTGTGAAGTTGTTTATCTTCCTCGTACGGCAGGGATTTCAACAACTAAAATCAAGAAAGAGTTGCTTGTATCTAACGGCTAA